From a region of the Roseobacter litoralis Och 149 genome:
- a CDS encoding EF-hand domain-containing protein has product MQTLKILATSATLLLAATGVVFAQAGHGHGAQQPGVATGTSDSESGPMTGDQTDMMQKMMPMMMGMHARMMDHGDRPGMAMMDRGMMQMMMGPGMMGVPSVEEATAAMQARLSEFDADGDGSLSLSEFETLHSAMIRESMVDRFQHLDADGDGTVSPSEMVAPAGRMSMRERMGAMSTDNSDN; this is encoded by the coding sequence ATGCAAACTCTTAAGATACTCGCGACCTCCGCCACGCTGTTGCTGGCTGCTACGGGTGTGGTTTTTGCCCAGGCCGGTCACGGTCATGGTGCTCAGCAGCCTGGTGTGGCCACGGGAACAAGCGATAGCGAGTCTGGTCCCATGACTGGTGATCAGACCGACATGATGCAAAAGATGATGCCCATGATGATGGGCATGCACGCCCGGATGATGGATCATGGCGACAGACCGGGCATGGCTATGATGGATCGGGGCATGATGCAGATGATGATGGGCCCTGGAATGATGGGAGTACCCTCGGTCGAGGAGGCTACCGCGGCGATGCAAGCGCGGTTGAGCGAGTTTGACGCGGATGGCGATGGCAGCCTGTCCCTGAGCGAATTTGAAACCCTGCACAGCGCAATGATCCGCGAGTCCATGGTTGACCGGTTCCAGCATCTGGATGCCGACGGAGATGGCACAGTGAGCCCCTCGGAGATGGTTGCTCCGGCCGGTCGGATGAGCATGCGCGAGAGGATGGGCGCTATGTCGACGGATAATTCCGACAACTAG
- a CDS encoding copper-transporting P-type ATPase: protein MNQRPNPDPTQESVIYTCPMHHEVRKTEPGDCPKCGMHLVPEGEVAAPQHDHAGHGAADGHGHHAHGHSATTTGEKGGRYDTVPAGYQGAVYTCPMHAEVRKTDPGSCPICGMGLELESATMVEDGPNHELVDFTRRFWVGAVLTLPLLVLTMGPYLGFGGVRDIFGERTTLWIELVLGTPVVLWSGWPFMVRGWNSFRTMNLNMFSLISMGVMAAWLFSIVAVLAPDIFPDGFRDPEGHVGVYFEAAAVIVTLVLLGQVMELRAREGTGKAIRALLDMAAKTARVIREDGSEEEIPLEEVEVGDHLRVRPGDKVPVDGTVVDGRSSVDESMISGEPVPVEKTEGDVLTGATINGTGSLVMEATRVGADTMLAQIVEMVANAQRSRAPIQKYADKVAGFFVPVVIVVAILSFIAWAIWGPAPALSYALISAVAVLIIACPCALGLATPMSIMTATGRGAQAGVLIKNAEALERFEKVDTLIVDKTGTLTEGKPRLIAVLPEPGHDEAEVLRLAASLERGSEHPLAEAIVRGAEDRGVDMANASDFEAVTGKGVKGVVDGHAVALGNLALISDMGLEAGALTAKANARRDEGETVMFVVLEGTIAGLVSVADPVKETTPAALKALHDLGFRIIMATGDNELTAKAIGARLRIDEIRADVLPEDKARIIRELQEAGRKVAMAGDGVNDAPALAQADVGIAMGTGADVAIESAGFTLIKGNLDGIVRARRLSRATMRNIRQNLFFALIYNASGVPVAAGVLFPFLGILISPMFAAFAMSASSISVVLNALRLRGAKI, encoded by the coding sequence ATGAACCAAAGACCCAATCCTGACCCGACGCAAGAGAGTGTGATCTATACTTGTCCGATGCATCACGAAGTGCGCAAGACCGAACCTGGAGATTGCCCGAAATGCGGCATGCATCTTGTGCCTGAAGGCGAGGTTGCGGCTCCACAACATGATCACGCCGGACACGGTGCCGCGGACGGGCACGGCCACCACGCCCATGGGCATTCCGCCACCACGACTGGTGAAAAGGGAGGCAGATACGACACCGTGCCCGCCGGTTACCAAGGCGCAGTCTACACCTGTCCAATGCATGCCGAAGTCCGCAAGACCGATCCGGGATCCTGTCCAATCTGCGGCATGGGGCTGGAGCTCGAAAGCGCCACGATGGTCGAGGACGGACCGAACCACGAGCTGGTGGATTTTACGCGCCGGTTTTGGGTCGGCGCAGTGCTGACCCTGCCGCTACTGGTTCTGACGATGGGCCCTTATCTAGGTTTTGGGGGCGTCCGCGACATATTCGGCGAACGCACGACCTTGTGGATCGAACTTGTACTGGGCACACCCGTCGTCCTCTGGAGCGGCTGGCCGTTCATGGTGCGCGGCTGGAATTCATTCCGGACGATGAACCTCAATATGTTTTCGCTCATAAGCATGGGCGTGATGGCGGCCTGGCTTTTCAGCATCGTGGCCGTTCTTGCACCTGACATCTTTCCCGATGGCTTCCGCGATCCCGAAGGCCATGTTGGCGTCTATTTTGAAGCTGCGGCGGTGATCGTTACCCTTGTCCTGTTAGGGCAGGTGATGGAATTGCGCGCCCGTGAAGGCACCGGCAAAGCGATCCGCGCGCTGCTGGACATGGCAGCCAAGACTGCGCGCGTGATCCGCGAAGACGGGAGCGAAGAGGAAATTCCGCTGGAAGAGGTGGAAGTCGGTGACCATCTACGTGTTCGTCCCGGTGATAAGGTACCGGTCGATGGCACCGTGGTCGATGGACGCTCTTCGGTGGATGAAAGCATGATTTCGGGGGAGCCGGTTCCGGTCGAGAAAACCGAAGGTGACGTGCTGACGGGGGCTACGATCAACGGCACCGGCAGCCTGGTGATGGAGGCGACGAGAGTAGGAGCCGACACGATGCTGGCGCAGATTGTCGAAATGGTGGCGAATGCCCAGCGGTCGCGCGCGCCGATCCAGAAATACGCCGACAAAGTCGCGGGGTTCTTCGTGCCTGTAGTGATTGTGGTCGCCATCTTGTCGTTCATCGCGTGGGCGATCTGGGGACCAGCGCCCGCCCTTTCTTATGCCCTCATCTCTGCAGTGGCGGTCCTCATCATCGCCTGTCCCTGCGCGCTGGGTCTGGCGACGCCAATGTCGATCATGACGGCCACAGGGCGCGGTGCCCAGGCGGGCGTTCTGATCAAGAACGCCGAGGCGCTGGAGCGGTTCGAGAAGGTAGACACTCTAATCGTAGACAAGACCGGCACTCTCACAGAAGGCAAGCCCCGGCTGATCGCAGTCCTGCCCGAACCGGGGCATGACGAGGCCGAGGTGCTGCGACTGGCCGCTTCGCTGGAACGCGGATCGGAACATCCGCTGGCCGAAGCCATCGTGCGTGGTGCTGAAGACCGCGGCGTGGATATGGCGAACGCCAGCGATTTCGAGGCGGTGACCGGCAAGGGCGTCAAGGGTGTGGTCGACGGCCACGCGGTGGCTCTGGGAAATCTCGCATTGATTTCGGATATGGGTCTAGAGGCCGGTGCGCTGACCGCAAAGGCTAACGCGCGGCGTGACGAAGGCGAAACGGTGATGTTTGTCGTACTGGAAGGCACGATTGCCGGGCTGGTCAGCGTCGCCGACCCGGTGAAGGAAACGACGCCAGCTGCGCTAAAGGCGCTGCATGATCTGGGCTTTCGGATCATCATGGCCACAGGTGACAACGAACTCACCGCAAAGGCCATTGGCGCACGGCTGAGAATCGACGAGATCCGCGCCGATGTTCTGCCTGAGGACAAGGCACGGATCATCCGCGAGTTGCAGGAAGCCGGTCGCAAGGTCGCCATGGCGGGCGACGGCGTCAACGATGCGCCCGCGTTAGCGCAGGCGGATGTCGGCATCGCCATGGGCACCGGTGCGGATGTCGCTATCGAAAGCGCGGGCTTCACGCTGATCAAAGGCAACCTTGACGGGATCGTGCGCGCTCGGCGTCTATCGCGCGCTACGATGCGCAACATCCGACAGAACCTGTTCTTTGCACTGATCTACAATGCTTCGGGCGTGCCGGTTGCTGCGGGCGTACTGTTTCCCTTCCTTGGCATCCTGATCAGCCCGATGTTCGCCGCCTTCGCGATGAGCGCCTCGTCCATCTCTGTGGTTCTGAACGCTTTGCGGCTGCGCGGCGCGAAAATCTGA
- a CDS encoding methyltransferase family protein, protein MTDAGASYGLWLLVFINSAVFIIFAFSFFKPQTSRDWRSFGAFSAFILALFTEMYGFPLTIFVLSGWLQSTWPDIDWLAHDSGHLPEMMFGWKSSPHFGPFHLLSFALIGGGFWLISVAWHQLWNAQRQGRLAVTGPYARIRHPQYVGFILVMLGFLVQWPTILTLAMFPVLVWMYVRLARSEEADTSARFGQVYEQYAQSVPAFIPRFAGAGNKHDSREV, encoded by the coding sequence ATGACTGATGCAGGCGCATCATATGGCCTTTGGCTTCTGGTCTTCATCAACTCGGCTGTCTTCATCATTTTTGCTTTCAGCTTCTTCAAGCCGCAAACGTCCCGAGACTGGCGGAGCTTCGGTGCATTCAGCGCCTTTATCTTGGCACTGTTCACCGAAATGTACGGGTTCCCGTTGACGATCTTTGTGTTGTCCGGCTGGTTGCAATCCACTTGGCCGGACATCGACTGGCTAGCCCACGATAGCGGACATCTGCCCGAAATGATGTTCGGCTGGAAGTCGAGCCCGCATTTCGGACCGTTCCACCTGTTGAGCTTCGCCCTGATCGGAGGAGGGTTCTGGCTGATCTCGGTGGCATGGCACCAACTGTGGAATGCACAGCGGCAGGGCCGGTTGGCCGTCACCGGGCCCTATGCGAGGATCAGACATCCCCAATACGTGGGATTCATTCTGGTCATGCTCGGATTTCTCGTTCAATGGCCGACCATTCTGACACTGGCGATGTTCCCGGTACTGGTCTGGATGTACGTCCGATTGGCACGCAGCGAGGAGGCCGACACCAGCGCCCGTTTCGGACAGGTCTATGAGCAATACGCGCAATCAGTGCCAGCGTTTATTCCAAGGTTTGCGGGGGCGGGCAATAAACACGACAGCCGCGAAGTCTGA
- a CDS encoding DUF2933 domain-containing protein has product MENPSTHDNQEPQDNPPTPPSFWKSRSGIYLIFALVLGGLLLGYEHRVHILGSGLLIWLPLLLCVGMHFFMHGGHGGHGGYGKGDDQ; this is encoded by the coding sequence ATGGAAAACCCTTCGACGCACGACAATCAAGAACCGCAGGACAATCCGCCGACGCCGCCCTCGTTCTGGAAGTCACGGTCTGGCATCTACCTTATCTTCGCGCTTGTCCTTGGCGGACTTCTGCTGGGTTACGAGCATCGGGTGCACATTCTGGGCAGCGGGTTGCTGATCTGGCTGCCGTTGCTGCTCTGTGTTGGCATGCACTTCTTCATGCATGGCGGGCATGGAGGCCACGGCGGATATGGCAAGGGAGATGATCAATGA
- a CDS encoding DUF5676 family membrane protein — MLPIIYFTAIAAILFLALRMTCGACVMGANTGAGRAGLPLIPLGWALSLFLAVTFVVCVAFDMIFPDYAMYETWAGLLPGFVWLTPMSFIIGLAESFLYGWYAALIFGGLFNAMANKGVKL; from the coding sequence ATGCTGCCAATTATCTATTTCACTGCGATAGCGGCGATCCTTTTTCTGGCCTTGCGCATGACCTGCGGGGCCTGTGTCATGGGCGCAAATACTGGGGCAGGGCGTGCAGGTTTGCCGCTTATTCCGCTGGGCTGGGCACTAAGCCTGTTTTTGGCAGTGACATTCGTTGTCTGCGTCGCGTTCGACATGATTTTCCCCGACTACGCGATGTATGAAACCTGGGCTGGCCTGCTGCCTGGGTTCGTCTGGCTGACCCCGATGAGCTTCATTATCGGTCTGGCCGAAAGCTTTCTTTATGGCTGGTATGCAGCGCTGATCTTCGGCGGGCTCTTCAACGCCATGGCCAATAAGGGGGTAAAGTTATGA
- a CDS encoding CBS domain-containing protein, which produces MQAKDIMTTSVISVPQDGKIEDAVRLMLDHHVSALPVVDVDGALKGLVSEGDLMRRVRDTDGPRRSWWLELLSGSGNSAQEFVKLNSHHIADVMTRDVVSVEEDAPVAEIARLLEKHRIKRVPVLREGPVVGIVSRANLLHALSALPDGALGEPSEDDRVLRSKIDEALKEVPGATVNLINYTVDKGNVAIWGVADSDFEENAIRVAVENVSGVHSVDIHMGRLAAWAYGI; this is translated from the coding sequence ATGCAAGCCAAGGATATCATGACGACGTCCGTGATCTCCGTCCCGCAGGACGGAAAAATCGAGGACGCCGTGCGCCTGATGCTCGACCATCACGTCAGCGCGCTACCCGTCGTAGACGTGGACGGCGCCCTGAAGGGACTGGTCAGCGAAGGAGACCTGATGCGGCGCGTCCGCGACACCGACGGCCCGCGCCGATCCTGGTGGCTCGAACTGCTGAGCGGGTCGGGCAATTCTGCCCAGGAATTCGTCAAGCTCAACAGCCACCATATCGCGGACGTGATGACCCGCGATGTCGTTTCGGTCGAGGAAGACGCACCGGTTGCCGAGATCGCGCGCCTTCTGGAAAAGCACCGGATCAAACGGGTGCCGGTGCTGCGAGAGGGGCCCGTCGTTGGAATTGTCAGTCGTGCGAACCTGCTCCATGCTTTGTCGGCACTCCCGGACGGGGCACTGGGGGAACCATCGGAAGATGATAGGGTGCTGCGCTCGAAGATAGATGAAGCCCTGAAAGAGGTTCCCGGTGCGACAGTCAATTTGATCAACTACACCGTGGACAAGGGCAATGTCGCGATCTGGGGCGTTGCAGACAGCGATTTCGAAGAGAACGCCATTCGGGTCGCCGTGGAAAACGTGTCCGGTGTCCATAGTGTTGACATCCACATGGGCCGACTGGCGGCATGGGCCTACGGCATTTGA